The region caacaacaactacaaaaacaacagacacaacaacaacaacaacaacaacagacactacaacaacaacagacacaacaacaacaacaacaacaacaacaggagAAGAAGAGAGAACAGCAACCACAGCCAAAGCTGCAGTGCAATTTGGATATTCTAAAAAGATATGGTGAGTGGCTTGATGATACCATCATCAATGCAGCACAGCAGTTGCTGAAGCAACAGTTTTCAGGGAAAAAAGGCTTTCAAAACACGCTGTTATCGCAACGACTGCAATTCGAAGTTGCCACTCACAATTCTATTCAGATACACCATGTCCACAATTACTGGCTAACAACATCAAGTGATGAGGAGGGAAATGTTCATATATATGATAGTTTAGTTCGATATAAACTGTCAGGGCAACTGAAGCAACAGATTGCTTCAATATATCGAACCGATCAGACAGAAATGAAAGTCTCTATTGAAGCAGTCCAACAGCAAAAAGGACCAAGCAACTGTGGCCTTTTTGCAGTAGCGTTTGCATTTGACATTGCAGCTGGAGTTGACCCACAAAATATAAACTACATCCAAGCAGAGATGGGGGAGCACCTATTGTCTTGTTTATGTAAAGGAAATATAACTCCTTTTCCAAGGTATTTTGGCAAGACAGCATCTGTCAGAAAGTGTAAACCCTCTGTAGTTCGATTTCGTGTATATTGTATATGCAGGCAAACTGAGTGTTTGGACAGCAAATGGTACAATGTGATAATTGCCAAGAATGGTATCACTTTAAGTGTGTTGCTTACAACAAACATGGGAAGATATTTTACTGCCCAAATTGTAGAGAATAGCTCATATGAACAGTTCTGCTGCTTATCTAGTTATGGAAATAGTGAGTCTCGTTATGAAAATTGTTGAAActtagtaaacaaacaagtgttgTCTGGTCTGAAGTCTTCATGAGCCCCTAACAGGTTGCACAGAGTACTAGTATATAGGTATTACTACGATGTCTTGGAAAATGGTAATAGAATGGTATACCAGTAACCTTTATTTTTACTAAACTTGGacaatttacacacacacacacacacacacacacacacacacacacacacacacacacacacacacacacacacacacacacacacacacacacacacacaagtacacacacacacacacacaagtacacacacacacacacacaagtacacacacacacacacacaagtacacacacacacacacacacacacacacacacacacacacacacacacacacacacacacacacacacacacacacacacacacacaagtacacacacacacacaagtacacacacacacacacacacacacacacacacacacacacacacacacacacacacacacacacacacacacacacacacacacacacacacacacaagtacacacacacacacacacacacacacacacacacacacacacacacacacacacacacacacacacacacacacacacaagtacacacacacacacacacacacacacacacacacacacacacacacacacacacacacacacacacacacacacacaagtacacacacacacacacacacacacacacacacacacacacacacacacacacacacaagtacacacacacacacacacacacacacacacacacacacacacacacacacacacacacacacacacacacacacacacacacacacaagtacacacacacacacacacacacacacacacacacacacacacacacacacacacacacacacacacacacacacacacacaagtacacacacacacacacacacacacacacacacacacacacacacacacacacacacacacacacacacacaagtacacacacacacacacacacaagtacacacacacacacacacacaagtacacacacacacacacacacacacacacacacacacacacacacacacacacacacacacacacacacacacacacacacacacacaagtacacacacacacacacacaagtacacacacacacacacacacaagtacacacacacacacacaagtacacacacacacacacacacacacacacacacacacacacacacacacacacacacacacacacaagtacacacacacacacacacacacacacacacacacacacacacacacacacacacacacacacaagtacacacacacacacacacacacacacacacacacacacacacacacacacacacacacacacacacacacacacacacacacaagtacacacacacacacacacacacacacacacacacacacacacacacacacacacacacacacacacacacacaagtacacacacacacacacacacacacaagtacacacacacacacacacacacacacacacacacacacacacacacacacacacacacacacacacacaagtacacacacacacacacacacacacacacacacacacacacacacacacacacacaagtacacacacacacacacacacacacacacacacacacacacacacacacacacacacacacacacacacacaagtacacacacacacacacacacacacacacacacacacacacacacacacacacacacacacacacacacaagtacacacacacacacacacacacacaagtacacacacacacacacacacacacacacacacacacacacacacacacacacacacacacacacacacacacacacacacacacacacaagtacacacacacacacacacacacacacacacacacaagtacacacacacacacacacaagtacacacacacacacacacacacacacacacaagtacacacacacacacacacacacacacacacacacacacacacacacacacacacacacacacacacacacacacacaagtacacacacacacacacaagtacacacacacacacacacacacacaagtacacacacacacacacacacacaagtacacacacacacacacacacacaagtacacacacacacacacacacacacacacacacacacacacacacacacaagtacacacacacacacacacacacacacacacacacacacacacacacacacacacacacacacacacacaagtacacacacacacacacacacacacacacacacacacacacacacacacacacacacacacaagtacacacacacacacacacacacacacacacacacacacacacacacacacacacacacacacacacacacacacacacacaagtacacacacacacacacacacacacacacacacacacacacacacaagtacacacacacacacacacacaagtacacacacacacacacacacacacacacacacacacacacacacacacacacacacacacacacacacacacacacacacaagtacacacacacacacacacaagtacacacacacacacacacaagtacacacacacacacacacaagtacacacacacacacacacacacacacacacacacacacacacacacacacacacacacacacacacaagtacacacacacacacacacacacacacacacacacacacacacacacacacacacacacacacacacacacacacacaagtacacacacacacacacacacacacacacacacacacacacacacacacacacacacacacacacaagtacacacacacacacacacacacacacacacacacacacacacacacacacacacacacacacacacacacacacacaagtacacacacacacacacacacacacacaagtacacacacacacacacacacacacacacacacacacacacacacacacacacacacacacacacaagtacacacacacacacacacacaagtacacacacacacacacacacacacaagtacacacacacacacacacacacacacacacacacacacacacacacacacacacacacacacacacacacacaagtacacacacacacacacaagtacacacacacacacacaagtacacacacacacacacacacacaagtacacacacacacacacacacaagtacacacacacacacacaagtacacacacacacacacacaagtacacacacacacacacacacacacacacacacacacacacacacacacacacacacacacacacacacacacacagacacacacacagacacagacacacacagacacacacagacacagacacagacacagacacagacacacacacacacacacacacacacacacacacacacacacacacacacacacacacacacagacacagacacagacacatacagacacacacagacacacacacagacacacacacacacacacacacacacacacacacacacacacacacagcatcacacacacacacacacagcatcacacacacacacacacacacagcatcacacacacacacacacacagcatcacacacacacacacacacacacacacacacacacacacacacacacacacacacacacacacacacacacacacacacacagcatcacacacacacacacacacacacacacacacacacacacacacacatacacacacacacacacacacacacacacacacacacacacacacacacacacacacacacacacacacacacacacacacacacacacacacacacacacacacacacacacacacaccacaccacaccacaccacaccacaccatacCACACGAAGCGTGTGCGTGCGCAGACATAGACGTTATAGCAtcaaatgtcatcaaaacacTCACTCATTTGGTAGTCCACGTCCACTACACAATTTTTCGTGGGGGACACGTTTTGCAGGCGGACGGTATTTGTCACGTACTGCCGACAAATTGTGTCCAGGGGGACACTTTTTGTAGGGGAACACTATTTATCGTGACactggttcacagtacgacgctggcacgagCGTCGTACGAGCGTCCTGGACActgacgatgagcgagcgtcagcgtcacactgtgaacatgtcagcatCCGCGACGCTCGCACGATGCTagcagacctgccaacctagcagtgtcaaaatgcgggagaatgcgggagtttaaattttttggacacgcctacaataacattaatatcaataaatttataccgtaataagtgttaaataatatataaaaaataatgtctaatcatcaaaattaaaatatttgcatgctcggttggagtagaaaccattaattaatttaattatagtgcaacaaatgtataacggattgattaatgtgcctaattagcAATACACAGCATCAAAtccaattactaaacataatagttaattaattaaacacagaacttgtactgtacgtactactgcctgttataaaaatctaagaacaaagtacatgcacattctcgtggctagttgggatgttctggattctattttcttgtggccttcttcaatcgcttttccagcaacacatatggtaatcaggtagccagtccctccccttttccacttctgaCCGACTCCACCTTCTATGTCGGTATTTTGACCAAGTCAGTATGttatgaaagagccggataaagagaggggctggcacataaaattgatattgggaGATCAAGTATGtgcgtacacatgcatgtactaaaactgtagggtacagttacacagaacaggcacgcccataattttggtcacacccaccaatggtcagaatgcgggagatttgatgccaaatgcgggtaggtgggagaagggtcccaaatgcgggagtctcccgctcaatgcgggagagttggcagctctgctctaggcgagcgtccacgacgctggaatagagatAAGTTCTAATCGGGCGTTCTAGCCGGAAGTGACCCAGCATCCGATGTCATCACGTGCTCCattacattgtacacacgtggttactttgcagcgccagaccactgtcgcagtgtgttctttgtgcgatggacgctcgtcagacgcaatactgtgaatggtacagcgtCAGCGTCTTCGCTGACGCTCGTGTGAGCGTTCTTGTCAGCGCTCGCAGGATGCTGTGCCAgagtcgtactgtgaaccgggctttagtTTGACCGGGCTCAACGCATGCGTAGTTGATTAAGCAACATCCCGGATTACAGGTTATGTAAATTGTTGTCATGTTActcaattttaaaattaaaaaattaaataatataaacaaaataaacaattaagtaattaagtatgatttaaatttaataaaatactaaattaaataattaattaattaaataaaataataaataaaataataaaataataaataaaataataaaataattaaataattaaataaataattaaataataaattaaataataaaataataaataaaataattaaaaaattaaataattaaataaataataaataaaataaacaaataattaaataataaattaaataattaaataataaattaaataattaaattaaataattaaataattaattaattaattaaataataaattaaacaaaaacaattaatgtattgatgtctATGTGTACCTCATCACACACGATGTGAACATCAACTCACACAACAGTAAGATACAACGTCAATACATCATATTGTAATGACTTTCTATTGCTGACTAAACCTTTACAACAAAGACATAATATAGATAAGTTATGCTTGAGTTACGTTTCATGCCACTGTCTGATGCTTCTGCTCCCTACTTTGTTGTGCACGAAACTGCTCCATTCGAGCCTCTATTTCTGGCCGAAAGTGACGAATCAAGCCCTGAGAAGTATTGTGATATGAAAGGTTGGACCAACGTGGCTCAACGATTGTACAGAACATATGGTCTGCTTGAATAATCCgtcaacttgtctgtttgttggttgaccatgtgtctgtctggtgtgtgtgtgtgtgtgtgtccgtccgtgtgtccgtccgtgtgtgtgtgtgtgtgtgtgtccgtgtgtgtgtgtccgtgtgtgtgtgcgtgtgtgtctgtctgtctgtttgtctgtgcatttgtgcgtctgtctgtctgcctgcctgcctgtctgtgtgtttgtgtgtctgtctgtctgtttctgtgtctctgtctgtctgtctctgtgtgtctctgtgtgtctctgtctgtctgtctgtctgtctgtctgtctgtctattagttaatgactttgtttgcaaggactgatttgtattaaaaaatcctagcatatgtacaagtagaatctgtatgagaattatctgtctgtctgtgtctgtccatatatatacatacatacatacatacatacacagacatgggcataattatgaaggcaccctgagcatgtgacttagatttaaaaattattggactttctcaaACACTTGCAAGTAAATGCATCtgcagtgacagctgcactttttagtaaattcaaaacaagtcataatggtaaggtaatggctctgattgtgccatcctcatatctgagattggaggtgatgttTGACCTGTTGAGATCGATACACGACTGCTTCTTgcatgctgtcagttcaaccagtaaatttgaaagttaataatcaaaatcgttttcaaaagcttctaaacaataaaatgactttgtttatgtcagaagacatactcaaagattaaatagagactatacgtttcagtttacttgcatattgtgagtctgctcttgtgacatcacaacacgGACGTGGGttggacatggtaatgcatggcggcggtggttagtctggtcattctcttgatctttttgttgctacgggttgtcaaaacgtccaatcagaacaatataaatacccaaatagcatgatttgatgtagaatcagcgggTCAGCAGGTGTATTCACAAATTTAGTGTTCTTTTGATTTCCATGCCTCAACTGATATGGggggggtggctccataattatgccatgtgtgtgtgtgttaattatgccatgtgtgtgtgtgtgtgtgtgtgtgtgtgtgtgtgtgtgtgtgtgtgtgtgtgtgtgtgtgtgtgtgtgtgtgtacctgtatTGGCCACGCAGCACCATCTCCCAATGCACAAATAGTATGCCCTTCCATCTGACGACTCAGTTCCTGCAAACACATTCAACAATTAAGAACCTGCCAATAATAATTCTCCCCACAACTGACCAAACACACACCTCAATCATGTCAATTTCTGAGGGTTTGGCATTGCCTTCAACTAACGAAAAACAAATTTGGAGTTACAATTGATTAGGACAATGTGTCAAGTTGTGAATACCAAATCTGTTCATGATCTTTGCCATCCATCCTGTCCCTTCGCGGCAAGGTGTACACTAAGAGAATAAGTAGTGATTATACAAAAAAGCATACAAACCAACTGACCAaaaaatagatagacaaacagacagaaagacagagaaacagacggacagacaaacagacagacaaacagccagccagccagacagacagacacacagacacacagataaacagccagccagacagacagacagacagacaaacaaatagacacacagacagacagacagagaaatggatgaatagacagacaaacagacagacaaacagacagacagataaaacagacagccagccagacaaacaaacagacacacagacagacagagagacagacaaacaaacaaacagaaaacaaacaaacagacacatagacagacagacaaacagacagacagataaacagacaaacagccagacaaacaaacagacacacagacagacagacaaacaaacagacagaagacaaacaaacagacacacagacagacagacaaacaaacagacacagacagacaaacaaacacagacagacaaacaaacagacacagacaaacagtcagacatacagacagacaaacaaacagacacacagacagacaaacaaacagacacacagacagacagacagacagacaaacaaataaaaagacacacagacagacagacagataaacagacagacagacagacaaacagacagacagataaacagacagacagccagacaaacaaacagacaaacagacagacaaacaaacaaacacatagacagacaaacaaacagacagacagactgaccaaCTGTCACACAGATCCAACAAGTAAACTGAATTTCTATAGTCTACTACCTGGCCACAGCTCTCGTGCTTGTAGAAGTCAATCAGTCTGGCAATGCACTTGATGACATCAGCCTACACAACGTGACTATTCCAGTCATCTCAATTACTTCATGTCTATCGACTGTTATAACCGTCTTGTCCATGACAATGACAGCTGCAGTACCGAGGCCTGACTTTACTGCCACAAGCGAATCGAAATCCATGGCAACATCATCACAAATACTGTAAGAACAAAGTTGTTGTTACTTCTCGTGtgtattgaaatgacaaagaACGGCTGACATGGACAAACTAAGAGACatacaatggacagacagctggaTACAGACTAATAGATAAACACACCAGCAAATAAAGACaggtagacaagcaaacagacagacaggtagacaagcaaacagacagagagacagacagaaagacagacagacagacaaacaaacagataaacggacagacagacagacacaccaaacaacagacagacagacacaccaaacaacagacagacagacaaacaaacagataaatggacagacagacatacaggtagacaaacacaccaaacaacagacaaacagacatacaagtaAATAAAGACAGgtagacaaccagacagacaggcagacaaacacagtaacaaacagatagacaaacacaccaacaaacagccagccagacaaacagacagaaaggcagacaaagagacagacagacagacacaccaaacaacaaacaaacagacagacaagcaaataaagacagatagacaaccagacagacagacagacacagtaacagacaaacacaccaacaaacagccagccagccagctagagaaacatacatacatacatacagacagacagacagacagacagacagacagacagacacaccaaacaacacagattctgtttgtttctgaaaaacaaacaggcaggcaggcacacagacagaaacaaatacatagacaaacatgtgtctgtccatctgtctgtcggtccgtctgtctgtcggtctctctgtctgtctgtccattcataaACAAAGAACACAATATCACTCAAAACAAATCATTTTGACCACCTAAATAAAGACTACAATTATCCTCACACCTCATCATAACCAATAGCCACATAAGactaaagctaggtttacaatatgaggCTGATGACGACCGCGACGCTCACACGAagtaggtgtcaaaatgctgacgctgacgctgtaccatttacaTTATCATTTGATGAGCGTCAACGACGATCCActatgcgcatgctcatcataATCGTATAtaaaagtctgtgatttggttttctTTTCCTGAATTTCTCCCTCACCAAGTTGTCGCGGAGACGCTTCCACATTATTTGGCAGCCTGCTGCTGGGAGGCCGGTTTTTTCGATGCATTTTCTCCAAGCGTTTTTCTTGTACCTCTCATCTCTAAGCTACCATGACTTGGTCTGCCGCAAGCAGCCGTACCTACACGAATACACTTTCGGTAggcttctcttccatagtttacttccggttatttcactcccagatttgatctctgatttgCCGACAAAAGGCACGTGCTTCCAGCAGACGCTAGAGCACTTCCCGTttggacgctagagttgaacttgaatcaactctagcgtcggcgacgctgacgacgctcgtGATGCGACGTGCAAGTGTTTACAATACGACACCTGCCTGAGCGTCGTCGCTAGCGTCCTCGAGCGTtgccagcgtcatattgtaaacctagcttaaAACACCAACGTCACATGAATACAACACGTGCTTTAGTTCAACAAAAACCATTCAACTCTAAACTTACTGTTTTGGTAGTATCGGCACCGATGAACCTCCTGGAATGACTCCTTGAAGATTATCCCAACCACCTGACAAATAAAATCGTAATTGACAACCATCCATCCTTCGTTTCCTGTTGATCACCTCTGACACCACCGGCATGTCGTTCTATCAGCTCTCTCAATGGTACTGACATTTCTTCTTCGACTGTGCAGGGATTGTTCACGTGGCCAGAGATGCAGAACAACTACATAAATAGAGAATGgttgtgtacttgtttgtgATTAAATGTGATTTGCTTTCTTGCTTTTGTTCCTTCGTTGCGTTTTCTACCAAATGAAGAGAACCATGAACTGCCTCTACGACAGATGGTCtagaaataaattaaatatattagtcTTGTATTGGACGAATGCATCTCTgtttgtattagagggatgcatctcacaatacactagactattgtattggagggatgcatctcacaatacactagactattgtactggagggatgcatctcttcaTACACACAGCTAAGCAACACAAGCTTACAGGCGCTACTGCAACCGTCTCGACATTAGCAACTGTAGTAGGGCAGCCAAACACACctgcacaacacacaacacttaAGCACACTAAACTACACCAAACAACCTTACACCTCACCAACATCCGCAGGAAACGGAGGTTTCATCCTTGGTTTGCCTTGCTTTCCCTCCAAACTCTCAATCAATGCCTAACCATAAAACCCATTCGACTTACAAACAGGCAAAcgtgcaaacagacaaacaaacagaccatcTCTTCTCCACATATGTACGCACCGGCTCCCCGATGCATAAATATGTCAAAGTCGTAGCCACTGCCACAGGCATTGTTGCCTATCAAGCCAGCATCATACGCCTAGAAGAGAACAGCCATTAGTGACAATTGCACGTATCGTGACTGCAGAGTGTGGAACTAGTAAAAGCACACATCAGACAAGACTGAAACTACGTTACTCTCATGAAGCAGAGCAGCTCTCGTTTGTATAGAAACTGAGTCGTCATCATCAGTGTGGTGTGGTAAATAGGTTAGTATGGGTAAGAGTGAGCAATAGATGACACGTGAAAGTGTCATTAGTTAATGAGTAGTAactgaaataaaaaatatgtgCAGAAAAGTGACAATGCAATTAGACAGGTAAACATGAGAAATTATAAGAAacggcaaggaaatcaacaaacaaacagacaaacacagagacagacagacaaacatacatacatacatacagacagacagacagacagacaaacaaacacacagacagacaaagagacaagcaaacagacagacagacagtcagacagacagacagacagacaaatagacagatagacagacattcagacagatacacagacaagcacacacacacacacacacacacacacacacacacacacacacacacacacacacacacacaaacacagacagacagacagacagacacatagacagacaaacacatagacagacagacacagacaaacaaacaacgagACAAGCAaccagacagataaacagacagacacacaaacacatatatggacaaacaaacagacagacaagcacacagacagatagacagacaagcacacacacacacacacacacacacacacacacacacacaaacagatagccAGATAgccaaacacacagacagacagacaaccagacaagcacacacagacacacagacacacacacacacacacacacacacacacacacacacacacacacacacacacagaatcaACTTCCACCACCACAAACTCAATCTGATATTCCATGTG is a window of Corticium candelabrum chromosome 20, ooCorCand1.1, whole genome shotgun sequence DNA encoding:
- the LOC134195322 gene encoding NADH dehydrogenase [ubiquinone] flavoprotein 1, mitochondrial-like, with translation MSLAAASFRVNVFTLCRAVGARLLSTQTTTETSRSYGGLKDSDRIFTNLYGRHDWNLKGAMARGDWYKTKEILLKGHEWILDEIKKSGLRGRGGAGFPSGLKWSFMNRPPDGRPKYLVVNADEGEPGTCKDREIMRHDPQKLVEGCLVAGRAMGARAAYIYIRGELYNESVIMQMAIKEAYDAGLIGNNACGSGYDFDIFMHRGAGAYICGEEMALIESLEGKQGKPRMKPPFPADVGVFGCPTTVANVETVAVAPTICRRGSSWFSSFGRKRNEGTKLFCISGHVNNPCTVEEEMSVPLRELIERHAGGVRGGWDNLQGVIPGGSSVPILPKHICDDVAMDFDSLVAVKSGLGTAAVIVMDKTADVIKCIARLIDFYKHESCGQCTPCREGTGWMAKIMNRFVEGNAKPSEIDMIEELSRQMEGHTICALGDGAAWPIQGLIRHFRPEIEARMEQFRAQQSREQKHQTVA